From the genome of Candidatus Zixiibacteriota bacterium, one region includes:
- a CDS encoding sigma-54 dependent transcriptional regulator has protein sequence MGESNHTGDVKVLVVDDDRDALKTLQTLLSFDYDVIAVPSGGEAIEVVRTAEQIAVTVMDKRMPKMDGFTAAREIRKLSPLTKIILNSAYLGDINADDGDFVESLFACIEKAGPVGDLICHVRNAVEMYRLEQDSARLLEIAQGAYQMIGRSEVMKDVFRLIYRVARSDNKVMIRGESGTGKELVARAIHNASDRRAGPFVPFQCWHKSRDLVESELFGHVKWAFTDAKNRRIGHFEYADRGTIFLDEIGDLDLGTQAKLLRVLDTGEYQMLGSTDWHRTSARVICATNRNLEEMIAHGTFREDLYFRLKVVQIDVPPLRDRREDIPLLVEAFVERQTVGKGLPPRLIDPEAMTVFTTFDWRGNVRQVDERIKDLLLHVDSGVILAEDVRRVLEMKEPVDDVEGDDPGLAEATRQFRRNLVRSALARCGNNKNAAARALKVDPANLRRLVKELDIADD, from the coding sequence GTGGGGGAATCCAACCACACAGGCGACGTCAAGGTGCTTGTCGTCGACGACGATCGGGACGCACTGAAGACACTGCAGACGCTTCTGTCCTTTGACTACGACGTGATTGCAGTGCCGTCGGGCGGCGAGGCGATTGAGGTTGTCCGAACGGCGGAGCAAATCGCGGTCACGGTCATGGACAAGCGGATGCCGAAAATGGACGGCTTCACGGCGGCCAGAGAGATCCGAAAACTGTCTCCGCTCACGAAGATCATACTCAACTCGGCGTATCTTGGCGATATCAACGCAGACGACGGCGATTTCGTGGAGAGTTTGTTTGCGTGCATCGAGAAGGCGGGTCCGGTCGGCGATTTGATTTGCCACGTGCGCAACGCGGTCGAGATGTATCGCCTCGAGCAGGACAGCGCCCGCCTGCTGGAGATCGCGCAGGGCGCCTACCAGATGATCGGCCGGTCGGAGGTGATGAAGGACGTATTCCGTCTCATCTACCGGGTGGCCCGGTCAGACAACAAGGTGATGATACGGGGAGAATCCGGCACGGGGAAGGAGCTGGTGGCTCGTGCGATTCACAACGCCAGCGATCGCCGCGCCGGCCCGTTCGTTCCGTTTCAGTGCTGGCACAAGTCGCGTGATCTGGTTGAGTCGGAATTGTTCGGGCACGTCAAGTGGGCCTTCACCGATGCGAAGAATCGACGAATCGGACATTTCGAGTATGCCGACCGCGGGACGATATTCCTCGATGAGATCGGCGATCTGGACCTCGGGACGCAGGCAAAACTACTTCGGGTCCTGGATACCGGGGAGTATCAGATGCTGGGGTCGACGGACTGGCACCGCACCAGCGCGAGAGTTATCTGTGCGACAAATCGCAATCTGGAAGAGATGATCGCGCACGGTACGTTTCGGGAAGATCTCTATTTTCGCCTGAAGGTGGTGCAGATCGATGTGCCGCCGCTTCGCGACCGCCGCGAGGACATCCCGCTGCTGGTGGAAGCGTTCGTGGAACGGCAGACGGTCGGCAAGGGTTTGCCGCCGCGGCTGATCGATCCGGAGGCGATGACGGTTTTTACGACGTTCGACTGGCGCGGCAACGTTCGCCAGGTAGATGAGCGAATCAAAGATCTTCTGCTGCATGTCGATTCCGGGGTGATTCTTGCCGAGGATGTTCGTCGCGTGCTGGAGATGAAAGAGCCGGTTGATGATGTTGAAGGGGATGATCCAGGGCTGGCGGAGGCGACCCGGCAGTTTCGCCGCAATCTGGTGCGGTCCGCGCTGGCCCGGTGCGGCAACAACAAAAACGCCGCGGCGCGAGCGCTGAAGGTCGATCCGGCCAACCTTCGCCGGCTCGTGAAGGAGCTGGACATTGCCGACGACTGA